The genome window TAAAACACATTTAGGCcattaaaaaatttgttgaCCATGTTACTTAGACTCAGTTGTGagtgtttttttaactttttgcaTTTGAAGGTCCTTGGACCATACCATGTCTAAAAACCTGTCAAATACGAGTGTCAGATGCAAATACTTAAATGAAGAGTTGGAGCAACATGAGTACTACACTCGTATATTCATTTCAAGCAAAAAATGCAGTGATGTTCGTCTTATTTTCAGCATTCTCTACACTAGCATGTCGCTCATAGAGGTTTTAGTTAAGTTGGGTTCATATGCTATCATATGATTTTCGGTTATCTAGTTCATTGCTTATAACAAGAACATATTTGCGCACCACCTTCATGAATTGTGTATTTTGGTTCTACGAAATAACAATTTACAAGTTGTATGACTACCTGTGCAGAGTTGACATGTAACGTAGGACCCAGGAAAGTGAATTGCAGGGAGGGGCAAGAAGCTTTTCTCGTCTGATGTCTAAGTGGCAGGCCACAGAACATAGGTGCCCATTGTTGTGGAACTTGAAACTCCAAAAAATACCGTAAATCCTCGGGAGTGGGCTTGTCTACATACAAATTCAGTGAGTTAAAGtccaataaaaacaaattatttgcAAACATATTGTTGAAAAACACCCAACACCCAAGTTTGAGTAACAGATATTTTTTACTAGTACTGTCCCGTTACTCAGGAAATGCAAGGGAATACTTACAACGAAGATACAAGTTGATTGCATGACTAAGATATCCACTTCCGGGAATCCCCGTCAGAAGAGAAGTAATTGGTACAAACTTGAACAAAATTCCTTCTGGCTTAGCAGGTACCGTCTGGAGCCAGTTCGAGTGACTATGCAAGAACGCATTTCCTCCTCTTTTCGAGCAAATGATAGTGAGTCCCTaaagttgaaaacaaaataaagtaaataattcatggatcttagtgataaatttaaaagaaaatcacatATAACATAAAACTCAAAGTTCTAAACTGACGTCTTTGCTCGATGTTTCTGCTATGCTGGCCAACTGCATGGTGCTTGACTGCAAAATACGGTTAAAGACGTCGGGCACCTACATAAATATACGGcatttagtaaaaatatcaGTGTTTACCGAACAAAAGAAGAAAGGGCCCTTAAATATAAATGAGGTGCTTATACTTTTTGTTTGCCATCTCTTGACTTTCTCTGTATTAATGAAGGGCTTTTCCCATCTGAAAACATAACATCTCCGAGGTCCTCCAAATACCCTCTAAGCTCGGACGTAGGAATTGTAGAGGAAGAGTTTTGCCTGACACATATTAAATCTTGACCACCGATAGCCATGCCGACTATTATGTGTGTTCCATATGTCTGTATGAACCTACCAAAACACAAATTATTAGATATATACTGCATATCATATTACAACTATTGACAACAACAACAGCAGCAgcaattttataactttaaaatggACTCGAGTAACTTATCCTTGtctcaaaattttccaattagGCAAGTCAGACATTTGCAATAGAAGCACAATTATGTAACAGTTTATATGCCGAAAGTTCAATCTAATGATCAATAAACAGAATTCTACTTCTTTGAGagaaaatgtttagaaattagCTAAAATTGCATAAGAAAGTTGAAAACACATATTGCAGCTCCTTCATCATCCCACATATAATTAGTTACACTATATTTTTACAGCATACGGCCACATGATCGCCTTAACCAGTTGAGAACCACTTTAATTCAGCataacaataatatattttctttaacatAGGCAAGCGTTTATAAAGTAGGGTCACCAGTACTATTTCTTCATTCATTCAAAAAGCATCCGCATAATCCATATGATTCTTATTGCTAAAAATGTGCAAACAATATGTGGAAAAGTTACCTAGACAAGGCTGCTGGATCCCAATGAGGTGGAACAGACTTCTTAACTCTGTCGTTTAGAACAAGTGGAGATGCTGTAAGGTGTAAATAATACAACGAAATAAAGTAACCATCGAAAGCGAGAGTTTTGGTGTCTGCAGCATCATGAAGCCAATTTCCACTCAAATCGAAGATACTGTTAAGATACCCTGAAGGAACTTTTCCTTGTACAGAAGACTTCTGGTTAAGTAACTCAGACATCTGTAAAAGAAATAAGATTTTGGAACAAATGTAAGGTACAACATCAATAAAACaccaaattgaacaaattgcATAAATCTATATACTTTTCTAGCCTTTTCTTTTTCCGGATTTCTTCATCGTTAAGGTTACAGAAGTTTTCAGCATGATAGACAGTAGCTATCTGATTAATATCAGCCATTATTAACAATTAGTTAACCTCAAGCtagttgttatttttatttaagaattcATGAACTCAGCCTCTTTTTCCTAGTCAAAATTGTACACTTATTCAAACCAACAAGTTGAAGTAACCTTAGAACACAAGCTGGCCATTTGAGACTAGTATTAGCTCCTTTTTGTTTTTGACCCAAAccataaaattacaaaacaaaaacaaacccaTGGATCAAATCAAGGAatcaaagcaaaaaaataaaataaaatcccagagttggatttttcaaaataacatgCTTTAAAAAAATCCCAGACCTGATTGAATTCAAGAACATCAGATTTGAAACGAATACGATCGCCTTTATCAAGACGAATATCTTGAGAAACTTCTTTCATAGTAAAAGAAGCAGCACCTGGGAAAACAATGTCTCGTTTGTTGGTTTCATCAAGCACCAGTAACCTTGTTCCTTTAGCATATTTCAATCTGAAATCTCCAGTTATATCGTACCCTTTTCCCAAAGCTTCCATAGCTAATACCTCTAttggtttctttgtttcttccaTACCCAGAACTCAAAAAATCACAATAACAGCAGCGTTGGGTATAGAATTGGAGCTTTGGGTAGATTTCTTTTGGGGGGAGAAAGGGATAGGAATAGTACAAAAATTAAAGGGTCAACTGTATTGTTGTATGCCATATTTGAATTGTAGTATATATAGAAGGGGAATGGAGGAAAAAGACAAAGGATATTTACTTGAGTAGGTTGATGAAGGAAGAGAGACAGATACGTTAAGGCGTTGACAAACAggttttctatttaaattccCTTTTAACGAGGATTGAATATGAATGGAATTTTAACAttcaaaagggaaaaaatatgaaaggaATTTTCATGGTAAAAAatgatacattttatttatgTGCAATATATgtcgatttttttaattaatcaaatagatttttttcaagatttaagTAAATAAGTCGATTTTAAAGAGAATGTGTAAAAGGGCGTTCAGTGGGCCACTTTTTGCATAGTTGACAGTAAATTTTTGCATAGTTAACACGAAAGCTCTTCCAACTAGGTGAGCAATCTGTTGACATGTCGGGAAAGCTTCTTGTTGGACATACTTTCATATACTCTCTGTCCAAAATCGGCCTATTTCCTTAAATCTTTAAAgtgtgtaatttttttttttggcgaTATGACcttgaaaaagaatttgaaaagtattaCATTGAAAAACTAGTTAATGATCAAAAAAGACAATTGAATAGTTCggtgactattttataacttttcatagttaggtgaccaaaaaaaattaataatagttgggtgataaaaaagaaaaagaaaactattgtTTGATAACCTCTattgtaatttacccaaaatattttaaactccAAAATATGACCTATTAGTCGGATGTTCACCTTCTCTACGACTATAGTGTCATCGAATCTTTGTGataccaaaaaattttaaaataattcataaaatatcttaaaacctaatgaaattatgtaactcaataaaacattaaataattcttaaaatattaaagaattatTATCCTAAAAgagtgaattaaaatataaaaaaatattttttaagaaaatatgaagctgagtaatttaatctttaattatttttaataataagtttATCGGAATGTAAGATTATTTAAAGTATTATTGAGTATATTCATTTAGTTAAaagcatattttattaaatataaatatcgATATAATTGAAGTcgatttaattcaaatatataattgaaggttatccattttgaaaaagaaaataaatcttatCCTATTTAACGAAACTAGTTCcttaatttcatctattttagtAATGTCTAAGATAAGCTATAATGgagcaaaattataaaaataaaggattaaattgtcataaaatcaatattattataagaatcTTATATGATCTAAGATTTAAGATTGAAATTAGCCTCTATATTATTAAATCTCACCgttattgaaattatataattgagAATCTTACATTACTATTGGGagtaaaattcaataataataaaacgcACTATAAATACTTAGATGAAGATCGTCGAGATCGTGCCGATGGACATATATTTTACTTTGGTACTAATACATATTGATATTAGTACATTTTGCCGTATCGTTTTAGGTTATcggtatttttataatatttttcatatatagtatataaatatacctcaactatataaatatatttatgcaaatataaaatttaagattaccAATAACTTAacatgattatattttatttttaaatgtagttataaaaaatttaaaaataaatcaaccaATGCTCTAAAAATGCTtactcttttaatttcaaagctaaatatatcattttgtatatatttttctttcaccaaaCTAATGGATACTACGTAATCTAATTTAAATAAGATGATACACTACTTGTgaagttaaaaattaagtaaattacgGTAAAGATTACTCATCcgttgtaaaaataaaaacacccaaaatttaAGATAGTTAAGTAACTAAAAAGACAAATTGAATAGTAAATTATAACTTTTCAGAGTGacaaaaaagttaataaaaagtaattattttataaattttgtaatttagccacaaaaaaaaatcataattggtTTTACTACTAATATAGTTTATTAGCTTAAAATTTTTCACATTTAACATGTGTTGTAGTACCAAAGTACTTGTATTcacattaaactttaattaacatCAAATCTTGCTGGTAAAAAGTAGCACATGTTGGggtttttttactcaaataatatttaaaaaaatacctaaaTGGCCTGTTGCAAgaattatgtaccaaaatgtTACATTCAAATGGGTGGAGGGTGGTGCATAAGCATCACCACCTTGATTCTGAcacaattttgttaaaaaaagagAGGGTATAGGGGTGTGGTGCCTATATGATGGGCGACAAACCTAGTATTTTTCCTTCCCCACACTCCCCCATCCGGCTTATTTTTGTAAGgcattatttgattaaaaagagCTATTAAGGTATGtctgtatttattttatatttttattcattcataatttatttttaatgtttatcaagtaaaaaagcctatttatgttatgtacaaaaatattttatttttatgtaatttatttgttatatgtGTTTTAGGTagattagatttatttttatgaaatttatttgacatgttattttaattattttaatatttttttctgagGTAAAAGATGAAACcattgatatgaaatttagaatttatgagataaattaggaattagtttatatgttctaaatttttacgattttataattgagaataagagtttatgttttaaattttattttacgtttttataaatattaaaataaaatttcctttaaagttctatgtaaaaaaatatttttgacaataattaagttggcatgttattatatatatattatattttaaaccaaaacattttatttattatcattttaaaataataataaaaatattcgtatttattatgtatagtttatgttatgtttttgttatattttttattggcatgttattttattattttaatattatttttatttttatgtaggtaaaagatTAAACCATtgagataaaatttgtaaataggaccattgagttgaaatttataaggtatatttatttttgttaatgtaGTATAGCAAAAAACATGACGTGGACAaactgtttgattttttttgtaattaaaagtaatatataaaatttaactattttgataaatatttaaaatgagcCGGATAAGGAGTATAGGGGGAAAAATATTAGATGTTCCGCCTATCTATTAAATAGGTACCACACTCCTATACCCATTTTTTTTCAACGAAATTATGTCAGAATCAAAATGGTGCCGGTTATGCACTACCCTCCACCCATTTGAATATatcattttggtacataatttTTACAACATGCCATTTAAgtatcttttttaatattatttggataaaaaacccCACATGctgagtttattttattattttttattctgaGCAACCACATTTCACAATGCATAGCAAACACGGCACTATACAGAGGAGTCTCCCATGTCCAAACACAAGTGTATGTACATTGCCTACATTCAACTACCCTGTT of Gossypium raimondii isolate GPD5lz chromosome 3, ASM2569854v1, whole genome shotgun sequence contains these proteins:
- the LOC105796428 gene encoding MACPF domain-containing protein At1g14780, translated to MEETKKPIEVLAMEALGKGYDITGDFRLKYAKGTRLLVLDETNKRDIVFPGAASFTMKEVSQDIRLDKGDRIRFKSDVLEFNQMSELLNQKSSVQGKVPSGYLNSIFDLSGNWLHDAADTKTLAFDGYFISLYYLHLTASPLVLNDRVKKSVPPHWDPAALSRFIQTYGTHIIVGMAIGGQDLICVRQNSSSTIPTSELRGYLEDLGDVMFSDGKSPSLIQRKSRDGKQKVPDVFNRILQSSTMQLASIAETSSKDGLTIICSKRGGNAFLHSHSNWLQTVPAKPEGILFKFVPITSLLTGIPGSGYLSHAINLYLRYKPTPEDLRYFLEFQVPQQWAPMFCGLPLRHQTRKASCPSLQFTFLGPTLHVNSAQVTSELKPVVGLRLYLEGKKCNRLALHVLHLSSLPSIMTFTSSKPSQWRGSDDYKSSDQFLEPVRWKRYSNVCTSLIKYDPNWLQEVSGGVFVVTGAQLISKGKWPKTVLHLRLLYTHIPHCTIRKTEWAVAPDTSRKGSFLTNLSMTFSFTQGTAMTGQQKQTPTALNSGVYPDGPPEPIRSKKLLKYVDISEVVRGPHDTPGHWLVIAAKLVNESGKINLQVKFALLDYP